Proteins encoded by one window of Mus musculus strain C57BL/6J chromosome 10, GRCm38.p6 C57BL/6J:
- the Gm2137 gene encoding basic proline-rich protein, which produces MDRVRIFLDPEGEPLRGRHLPVEAPIAPEREPEGSARPQVLLRPRLPQHPGSAPAPPRRLCVLLHCQPRAQLGTPEALVARPRPLRASVPLPVPSAPGRLPPPSPAPRAPHPGLPAPPAWPRDPAFRHPPCLAQGAPAPRQRRASRGVFGKPPFYLPRKQVGQIDLLISVAEWNHRASSRSCRLRGHRFPRARHGGLVVTSHRLQIARPTFAGRKRCGRSSAHYGMRR; this is translated from the exons ATGGATAGGGTCAGAATCTTTCTGGATCCAGAG GGCGAGCCGCTCAGGGGCCGCCATTTGCCGGTGGAAGCACCGATCGCCCCGGAAAGGGAACCCGAGGGGAGTGCTCGGCCTCAAGTCCTCCTCCGCCCGCGGCTCCCGCAGCATCCCGGCTCCGCGCCCGCGCCGCCCCGGCGTCTCTGCGTCCTCCTCCATTGTCAGCCCCGCGCCCAGCTCGGCACCCCGGAGGCCCTGGTCGCGCGCCCTCGGCCCTTGCGAGCCAGCGTCCCCCTCCCGGTTCCCTCGGCGCCCGGgcgcctccctcctccctcccccgctCCCCGAGCTCCGCATCCAGGGCTCCCGGCACCGCCAGCCTGGCCGCGGGACCCCGCATTTCGGCATCCTCCCTGCTTGGCCCAGGGTGCCCCGGCCCCTCGCCAGCGGCGGGCATCGCGCGGCGTCTTCGGCAAACCCCCCTTTTATCTCCCGAGGAAGCAAGTTGGGCAGATCGATTTATTAATTTCTGTGGCAGAG TGGAACCACAGGGCCAGTTCGCGGAGCTGTCGGCTGCGAGGACACCGCTTCCCTAGAGCCCGGCACGGAGGCCTTGTGGTCACCAGCCACAGGCTCCAGATAGCTCGACCCACCTTTGCTGGGCGAAAGAGGTGTGGGCGTTCATCTGCCCATTACGGGATGAGAAGgtga